The Primulina huaijiensis isolate GDHJ02 chromosome 12, ASM1229523v2, whole genome shotgun sequence genome has a window encoding:
- the LOC140989971 gene encoding uncharacterized protein, whose translation MELSFKFVSCILAVGLAMFFLFRGITRCRYDAACRTSLPISSYYVFSGKAFIWATHFSCVCRYPFSTTPDLSRFDGLFDRGTIKKIVSEGRWDDCRLVGFFESALAPNWVSRILLELKQDPLLALKWFKWAQSQNGFLHTVENYCVAAHILFGSRMYHDAHDVLTQLVRVKKLGENGNKQSPCSSILDVLWLTRNVCRPGYGVFDALFSVLVELGLLEEARECFLRMRNFRIVPKVRSCNILLHKCSKVTDGVLVKKFFSDMVGAGIAQSVYTYNIVIGYFCKEGNLLAAKSLLDKMKGMGILPDVVTYNSFIDAHGKLGELDHMISFYEEMIEAGCNPDIITYNTLINCFCKFENMPLAFNYLREMKERLLKPNVVTYSTFIDAFCKEGMLEQAIKFFVDMRRVGLTPNEYTYTSLIDANFKVGNIDNALKLVKEMLEATVKLNIVTYTALVDGLCEEGKIKEAEEVFRAMLENEVVPNERIYTAFIHGYLKANRMDDAMGIVGKMKENNIQADLLLYGTLIWGLCNKGRFEDVNVLLDEMNGRNIKVSDVIYTSLIDAYLKAGKDGEARNLLNKMQERGTPPTIVTYCSLINGLCRLGFVQEAIDYFNLMKSNGLLPNIVIYTSLIHGLWKNNHIDAAKKLYLAMLDEGLFPDKIAYTSLIDGNFKHGNIEDALDLVNAMSQSGVEFDLYAYTCLIYGLSRCGQLQRARGLLYEMIEKGVQPDEVVYGCLIRKYFEIGNREEANALLNEMLERGYAPINVYEPKLA comes from the coding sequence ATGGAGCTGAGTTTCAAATTCGTCTCATGTATCCTTGCTGTTGGTCTAGCCATGTTTTTTCTGTTCCGCGGGATCACAAGATGTCGCTATGATGCTGCTTGTAGAACATCTCTACCGATTTCTtcatattatgtgttttcaGGAAAGGCGTTCATTTGGGCAActcatttttcttgtgtttgTCGATACCCCTTTTCTACAACTCCAGATTTAAGTAGATTTGATGGGCTGTTCGATAGAGGAACGATAAAGAAAATTGTGAGTGAAGGGAGATGGGATGATTGTAGGTTAGTTGGATTCTTTGAGTCAGCTTTAGCCCCCAATTGGGTGTCCAGAATCTTGCTTGAACTGAAGCAAGATCCTTTATTAGCTTTGAAGTGGTTTAAGTGGGCTCAATCACAAAATGGATTTTTGCATACGGTGGAGAATTACTGCGTAGCTGCTCACATTTTGTTCGGTTCGAGAATGTACCATGATGCCCACGATGTTCTGACACAATTGGTTAGGGTGAAGAAACTTGGTGAAAATGGTAACAAACAATCTCCTTGCAGTAGTATATTAGATGTTTTGTGGTTGACAAGGAACGTCTGCAGACCAGGCTATGGGGTGTTTGATGCGCTATTTAGTGTActtgttgagttgggattgctaGAGGAAGCTAGGGAGTGTTTCTTGAGGATGAGAAACTTTAGAATTGTCCCGAAAGTGAGGTCTTGTAATATTCTTTTGCATAAGTGTTCCAAGGTGACAGATGGAGTTTTGGTGAAGAAGTTTTTTAGTGATATGGTCGGGGCTGGAATAGCACAATCTGTCTATACCTATAACATAGTTATTGGTTATTTTTGTAAAGAGGGGAACTTGCTAGCTGCAAAAAGCTTGCTTGACAAAATGAAGGGCATGGGTATTCTTCCTGATGTTGTCACTTACAACTCTTTCATAGACGCTCATGGTAAACTCGGCGAGTTGGATCATATGATTAGTTTTTACGAGGAGATGATAGAAGCAGGTTGTAATCCTGACATAATTACATATAATACATTGATTAATTGTTTTTGTAAATTTGAGAACATGCCTCTGGCATTCAACTATCTTAGGGAGATGAAGGAAAGACTTCTTAAGCCTAATGTTGTAACATATAGCACATTCATAGATGCTTTTTGTAAGGAAGGAATGTTGGAACAGgcaataaaattttttgtagACATGAGGCGAGTTGGTCTCACACCTAATGAATACACCTATACTTCTTTAATTGATGCTAATTTTAAAGTGGGAAATATTGACAATGCATTGAAGCTTGTAAAAGAGATGTTGGAAGCCACTGTGAAGCTAAATATTGTCACCTATACAGCATTGGTTGATGGCCTATGCGAAGAAGGGAAGATAAAAGAAGCTGAAGAAGTATTTAGAGCAATGCTAGAAAATGAGGTGGTACCTAACGAGAGAATCTATACAGCTTTTATTCATGGGTATCTAAAAGCAAACAGGATGGATGACGCAATGGGCATTGTGGGAAAAATGAAAGAGAACAATATACAAGCTGATTTATTACTCTACGGAACTCTAATCTGGGGACTTTGCAACAAGGGCAGGTTTGAAGATGTGAATGTTTTGTTGGATGAAATGAATGGGCGTAATATAAAGGTCAGTGATGTGATATACACATCACTTATTGATGCATATTTGAAGGCAGGTAAAGATGGAGAGGCAAGGAATCTGCTAAACAAAATGCAAGAAAGAGGAACACCTCCAACCATTGTGACATATTGCTCGTTAATTAATGGTTTATGCAGATTGGGATTTGTCCAAGAGGCCattgattattttaatttgatgaaaAGCAATGGTTTGCTACCTAATATTGTTATTTATACATCACTAATTCACGGTCTCTGGAAAAACAACCATATCGATGCCGCAAAAAAGCTGTATCTGGCGATGCTTGACGAGGGCTTATTTCCCGATAAAATTGCTTATACATCCTTGATTGATGGAAACTTTAAGCATGGGAACATCGAGGATGCCTTAGATCTGGTAAATGCAATGTCTCAAAGTGGGGTGGAGTTTGATCTTTATGCCTATACATGTTTGATATATGGACTCTCTAGATGTGGTCAACTTCAGCGAGCCAGGGGTCTGCTTTATGAGATGATTGAGAAAGGTGTTCAACCTGATGAAGTTGTTTATGGTTGCCTTATACGTAAGTATTTCGAGATCGGCAATAGGGAAGAGGCTAATGCCTTGCTTAATGAAATGTTGGAAAGAGGGTATGCTCCCATTAATGTCTATGAACCCAAGTTGGCCTAA
- the LOC140989386 gene encoding uncharacterized protein, producing MMQNKGVEISYFKAWRGRQLALDKLLGSPEESYRIMPSYLYMIEQVNRGLKTDLATDSTAQDGDFHQFPIAWAIVDSENDDSWTWFLQKLKEFINDDPNLVIISDRHISIINVVRTVYEHASHVHCSWHLSQNLKRVSGGKGGIDLFMKTTYAYKVSEFDELYGCLKERYSNIASYLEMHSTPDKWSRAYSPGARYNIMMTNGVESINAKLKTEIEIHIVALLDAIHKLTSKWFNKHRNAAGSATTTLTPSTEAILRANFTLSQRLKASQLNAFEYHVYGDGNDEVVNLSNRSCSCRVFQIDKIPCAHAIAAIYGAKLDLYEFCSPYYSSQMWALAYADTIYPVPIANEWNIPDHFKYNELPLDVKRKRGRAQKERIPSIGEFGRKRTKKCGVCHESGHCRKKCPKRQTDV from the exons atgATGCAAAATAAAGGTGTTGAAATTAGTTACTTCAAAGCATGGAGGGGAAGACAACTTGCTTTGGATAAGTTACTTGGCAGTCCTGAAGAGAGTTATCGAATTATGCCTTCATATTTGTACATGATTGAACAAGTGAACAGAGGCTTGAAAACTGATTTGGCGACAGATTCAACAG CCCAAGATGGTGACTTTCATCAATTTCCTATAGCATGGGCCATTGTTGACTCTGAGAATGATGATTCATGGACTTGGTTTTTGCAGAAGTTGAAGGAGTTTATTAATGATGATCCTAACTTGGTAATCATTTCTGACAGACATATATCTATTATTAATGTTGTTCGTACTGTATATGAGCATGCATCACATGTACATTGCTCGTGGCATCTTTCACAGAACCTTAAAAGAGTGTCTGGAGGAAAAGGTGGGATTGATTTGTTTATGAAAACAACATATGCATACAAAGTGTCTGAATTTGATGAGTTGTACGGATGTTTGAAAGAGAGGTATTCCAACATTGCATCGTATCTTGAAATGCATTCAACTCCTGACAAATGGTCTAGAGCTTATTCCCCTGGTGCTAGATACAATATAATGATGACAAATGGGGTAGAGTCAATAAATGCAAAACTTAAGACTGAAATCGAGATACATATTGTAGCATTGTTGGATGCAATTCATAAATTAACTTCAAAGTGGTTCAACAAGCATCGAAATGCAGCAGGTTCAGCTACGACGACACTTACTCCATCGACAGAGGCTATCTTGAGAGCTAATTTTACATTGTCACAACGGTTAAAAGCATCTCAACTCAATGCATTTGAGTATCACGTATACGGTGATGGGAATGATGAAGTTGTTAATTTATCTAATAGATCTTGTAGTTGTCGAGTGTTTCAAATTGATAAAATTCCATGCGCTCATGCAATTGCAGCAATTTATGGCGCAAAATTAGATTTGTATGAATTTTGCTCGCCCTACTACTCATCACAAATGTGGGCCCTCGCTTATGCTGATACCATATATCCGGTGCCCATTGCAAATGAATGGAACATTCCAGATCATTTTAAATACAATGAACTTCCCCTGGATGTCAAGAGGAAACGTGGTAGAGCACAAAAGGAAAGAATTCCTTCTATTGGGGAGTTTGGTCGGAAGAGAACTAAAAAATGTGGTGTATGTCATGAATCTGGCCATTGTCGAAAAAAATGCCCTAAGAGACAGACTGATGTGTAG